The sequence below is a genomic window from Streptomyces sp. V1I1.
GGCGCCGATCAGCGCGGACTCGGTGACCTCCAGGCAGAGCGCGCCCGGTTCGAGGCCGGAGCGTTCCAGGACGGCGACCGTGTCGGCGACCAGACCCGGGTGGTGCAGCTGAGTGGGCGAGAGGTTCACATTGATCCGCAGCGGGCCGCCGTCGGAGTGGCGCTCCTGCCAGTACCTGGCCTGGCGTACGGCCTCCTGGAGCACCCATCGGCCCAGCGGCACGATCAGCCCGGTGTGCTCGGCGAGCGGTATGAACTGGTCCGGCCCGAGCACGCCGTGCTGCGGATGGCACCAGCGCACCAGTGCCTCCGCGCCGTGCACGCTCCCGTCGCCCAGGTGCACCAGCGGCTGGTACTCGATGAAGAACTCACCGCGCTCCAGCGCGGCGGGCAGCGCGGTGGTCAGACCGTGCCGGGTGATGGCGCGGGCGTCCGCCTCCGGGTCGGCGATCTCGAAGCGGTTGCCTCCCGCGGACTTGGCCCGGTACATGGTGATGTCGGCGCTGCGCAGCACCTCGGCTGCGGTGCGCTCGCCGGCCGGACCCTCGACGATGCCGATGCTCCCGCGGACGGTGAACTCCCGGCCGTCCACGCAGATGGGCGAGGCGAGTACCGCGAGGATACGGGTGGCCAGTTCGTCGACCTCGCGCTGGGTGTCGGGGCCGGTCGTCAGCGCCACGAACTCGTCGCCGCCGAGGCGGGCGACCATCTCGCCCGGCGCGGTGGCGCAGCTCTGCAGCCGGTCCGCGACCTCCACCAGGAGCCGGTCCCCCGCCGCATGGCCGAGGCTGTCGTTGATCGCCTTGAACCCGTCGAGGTCGAGGTAGCACAGGCCGAAGCGGGCGCCGTCGCCGGCGGAGAGCGCCTTCTCCAGCCGTTCGAAGAACAGCGTGCGGTTGGGCAGTCCGGTCAGCGCGTCGTGCGTGGCCTCGTAGCGCAGCCGCAGATTGAGCAGCCGGCGCTCGGTGGTGTCCTCCATCAGCGCCAGCTGGTACTCCGGCTGACCCTCGGCGTCCCGCAGCAGAGAGACCGTCAGATTGGTCCAGAGCACGGTGCCGTCGTTGCGGTAGAACGGCTTCTCCACCCGGAAGTGTTCGCGCTCGCCGCGCACCAGCTCCCCGTACAACTCCCAGACGTGCGGCCGGTCTTCGGGATGCGCCCAGTCGGTCACTTTCCTGCCGCGCACATGGTGCTCAAGGCCGCCGAACATCCTCGTCAGGGTGTCGTTGACCTCGAGCACATTGCCGTCGAGGTCGGCGATCCCGATGCCGATCGCGGCCCCCTCGAACACTGCGCTGAAGCGTGCCTCCGTGGCGTGCAGCGCCTGCATCGCGTCGCTGCGGGCCAGCAGCGAGGAGCGGGCGATGGCCTCCTGCTCGGCCAGCGTGCGCTCGCGCAGTCCCTGGGCGAAGCCGGCGGCCAGCGCGTGCTGCAGCTTCGCGCAGCGGGCCCGGCTCTCCTCGGCCGACTGCTCGGGATCACCGCTGCCGCAGTACAGCACCAGGTACGCGTCGATGACGCCGAGCGTGCGGCTGAGCGCCTCGGGGTCCGTGCAGTGTGCCTCGACGAGGGCTGCTCCGACCCGCTGCGCGACCTGTGGGTCGAAGGGGCGCGCATGCAGGGAGAGGCACAACTCCCGGGCCAGCGGCAGCAGATGCTCTTCGACCTCGGGCCGGGTCAGCGATGTGGCCGTCACCGGGAAGATGGCCCGGCTCCAGATCGTGGCGAATCTGCGGAGTCTGTCCTCCAGGCCGTCCGGGTCCGCCGCGGAACCCGCCGCCTGCGACG
It includes:
- a CDS encoding putative bifunctional diguanylate cyclase/phosphodiesterase translates to MAPSQAAGSAADPDGLEDRLRRFATIWSRAIFPVTATSLTRPEVEEHLLPLARELCLSLHARPFDPQVAQRVGAALVEAHCTDPEALSRTLGVIDAYLVLYCGSGDPEQSAEESRARCAKLQHALAAGFAQGLRERTLAEQEAIARSSLLARSDAMQALHATEARFSAVFEGAAIGIGIADLDGNVLEVNDTLTRMFGGLEHHVRGRKVTDWAHPEDRPHVWELYGELVRGEREHFRVEKPFYRNDGTVLWTNLTVSLLRDAEGQPEYQLALMEDTTERRLLNLRLRYEATHDALTGLPNRTLFFERLEKALSAGDGARFGLCYLDLDGFKAINDSLGHAAGDRLLVEVADRLQSCATAPGEMVARLGGDEFVALTTGPDTQREVDELATRILAVLASPICVDGREFTVRGSIGIVEGPAGERTAAEVLRSADITMYRAKSAGGNRFEIADPEADARAITRHGLTTALPAALERGEFFIEYQPLVHLGDGSVHGAEALVRWCHPQHGVLGPDQFIPLAEHTGLIVPLGRWVLQEAVRQARYWQERHSDGGPLRINVNLSPTQLHHPGLVADTVAVLERSGLEPGALCLEVTESALIGADEDLLKPLRQLAEMGVDIALDDFGTGYSNLANLRRLPVSVLKLDRSFTQGMQRHPADPVDLKIVEGIVSLAHSLQLAVTVEGVETGAQAEQLRELGCDTAQGWYYARPGPPDKLHALSLADAV